One stretch of Prunus persica cultivar Lovell chromosome G1, Prunus_persica_NCBIv2, whole genome shotgun sequence DNA includes these proteins:
- the LOC18791401 gene encoding probable 1-deoxy-D-xylulose-5-phosphate synthase, chloroplastic has product MALCTFSFPAHIYRPTTHSDAQKSTSLFSHFSWETVLPCQSQHKLNQVMRKRPAGICASLSESGEYHSQRPPTPLLDTINYPIHMKNLSVKELKQLADELRSDVIFNVSKTGGHLGSSLGVVELTVALHYVFNAPRDRILWDVGHQSYPHKILTGRRDKMHTMRQTNGLAGFTKRSESEYDCFGTGHSSTTISAGLGMAVGRDLKGGNNHVVAVIGDGAMTAGQAYEAMNNAGYLDSDMIIILNDNKQVSLPTASLDGPIPPVGALSSALSRLQSNRPLRELREVAKGVTKQIGGPVHNLAAKVDEYARGMISGTGSSLFEELGLYYIGPVDGHNLDDLISILKEVKSTKTTGPVLIHLITEKGRGYPYAEKAADKYHGVAKFDPATGKQFKASASTQSYTTYFAEALIAEAEADKDIVAIHAAMGGGTGMNLFLRRFPTRCFDVGIAEQHAVTFAAGLACEGLKPFCAIYSSFLQRAYDQVVHDVDLQKLPVRFAMDRAGLVGADGPTHCGSFDVTFMACLPNMVVMAPSDEAELFHMVATAAAIDDRPSCFRYPRGNGVGVQLPTGNKGTPLEVGKGRILIEGERVALLGYGAAVQSCLAASSLVESHGLRLTVADARFCKPLDRALIRSLAKSHEFLITVEEGSIGGFGSHVAQFLALDGLLDGKLKWRPLVLPDRYIDHGSPADQLVEAGLTPSHIAATVFNVLGQTREALKIMS; this is encoded by the exons ATGGCTCTTTGTACATTCTCATTTCCTGCACATATCTACCGGCCAACAACACATTCAGATGCTCAGAAATCCACCTCTTTGTTTTCCCATTTCTCTTGGGAAACAGTTCTGCCATGCCAATCTCAGCACAAGCTCAATCAG GTCATGAGGAAAAGGCCAGCTGGGATTTGTGCATCGCTGTCAGAGAGTGGGGAGTATCACTCACAGAGACCACCCACTCCTCTCTTGGACACCATAAACTATCCAATTCACATGAAAAATCTTTCTGTCAAG GAGCTTAAACAACTAGCAGATGAGCTGAGGTCTGATGTCATCTTCAATGTTTCTAAAACTGGAGGTCACCTGGGCTCAAGCCTTGGTGTTGTGGAGCTCACTGTGGCTCTTCATTATGTCTTCAATGCTCCTCGAGATAGGATCTTATGGGATGTTGGCCATCAG TCTTATCCACACAAAATCTTGACTGGGAGGAGAGATAAGATGCACACTATGAGGCAGACAAATGGTTTAGCTGGCTTCACTAAGCGCTCTGAGAGTGAATATGATTGCTTTGGCACTGGTCACAGTTCTACCACTATCTCAGCAGGCTtgg GGATGGCGGTGGGAAGGGATCTAAAGGGAGGAAATAATCATGTAGTTGCTGTAATAGGTGATGGTGCTATGACAGCAGGGCAAGCTTACGAAGCCATGAACAACGCTGGGTACCTCGATTCTGACATGATTATAATTCTTAATGACAATAAACAGGTTTCTTTACCTACTGCCAGTCTTGATGGACCCATACCTCCAGTAGGAGCTTTGAGTAGTGCTCTCAGTAGGTTGCAATCAAACAGGCCACTCAGAGAATTAAGAGAGGTTGCCAAA GGAGTTACCAAACAAATTGGTGGTCCCGTGCATAATCTGGCAGCAAAAGTTGATGAGTATGCTCGTGGAATGATCAGTGGTACCGGTTCATCACTATTTGAAGAGCTTGGACTATATTATATTGGTCCAGTCGATGGTCACAACTTAGATGATCTTATATCCATTCTCAAAGAGGTGAAAAGTACCAAAACAACAGGTCCTGTCCTGATCCACCTTATCACTGAGAAAGGCCGGGGATATCCATATGCAGAGAAAGCTGCAGACAAGTACCATG GAGTGGCCAAGTTTGATCCTGCAACCGGAAAGCAATTCAAAGCCAGTGCTAGTACACAGTCTTACACAACATACTTTGCAGAGGCTTTGATTGCAGAAGCTGAAGCGGACAAAGATATTGTAGCAATCCATGCTGCAATGGGAGGTGGAACAGGCATGAATCTCTTCCTCCGCCGTTTTCCAACACGATGCTTTGATGTTGGAATAGCAGAGCAGCATGCGGTTACTTTTGCTGCAGGTCTGGCCTGTGAAGGCCTAAAACCTTTCTGTGCAATTTACTCGTCTTTTTTGCAGAGGGCTTATGACCAG GTGGTACATGATGTAGATTTGCAGAAGCTGCCTGTGAGATTTGCCATGGACCGAGCTGGACTGGTTGGAGCTGATGGTCCCACGCATTGTGGGTCTTTTGATGTCACTTTTATGGCATGCCTGCCTAACATGGTGGTGATGGCTCCTTCTGATGAGGCAGAGCTTTTCCATATGGTAGCCACGGCTGCGGCCATAGATGACCGACCAAGTTGTTTCCGATACCCAAGAGGAAATGGGGTTGGTGTTCAACTGCCGACAGGGAATAAAGGCACTCCTCTTGAG GTAGGAAAAGGCAGAATATTGATTGAAGGGGAAAGAGTGGCACTTTTGGGATATGGAGCAGCAGTTCAGAGCTGTTTGGCTGCATCCTCTTTGGTTGAATCCCATGGCTTGCGCCTAACAGTTGCTGATGCACGGTTTTGCAAACCACTGGATCGTGCTCTTATTCGCAGCCTTGCAAAATCACATGAGTTTTTGATTACTGTGGAAGAGGGATCCATTGGAGGGTTCGGATCTCACGTTGCTCAGTTCCTGGCCCTTGATGGCCTTCTTGACGGCAAGCTTAAG TGGAGACCGCTGGTTCTTCCTGACCGGTACATTGACCATGGTTCCCCTGCTGATCAATTGGTCGAAGCCGGGCTCACCCCTTCTCATATTGCAGCAACAGTATTCAACGTACTTGGACAAACAAGAGAGGCATTGAAGATAATGTCATGA
- the LOC18792504 gene encoding heavy metal-associated isoprenylated plant protein 19 has translation MGKKKNKNDQEAKVIVAEFSVSMHCNACERTVAKTLSKLKGVEKFTTDMNKHKVVVTGKMDPQKVLKKLRKKTGKKVEIVVDKEEKPNDASDDGNLAKPNVYPNFFDCCKETDILMMFSDENPNACCIM, from the exons atgggaaagaagaagaataaaaatgatCAAGAAGCCAAA gtaatTGTGGCAGAATTCAGCGTCTCAATGCACTGTAATGCATGTGAAAGAACCGTTGCTAAAACTCTTTCCAAACTCAAAG GGGTGGAGAAGTTTACGACAGACATGAACAAGCACAAGGTTGTTGTGACAGGGAAGATGGACCCACAAAAGGTTTTGAAGAAACTGAGGAAGAAGACGGGCAAGAAAGTAGAGATTGTGGTTGACAAGGAAGAAAAACCAAACGATGCTTCTGATGACGGCAATTTGGCAAAACCAAATGTTTATCCAAACTTTTTTGACTGTTGCAAAGAGACTGATATTCTAATGATGTTTAGTGATGAGAACCCTAATGCTTGTTGCATAATGTAA